In one Podarcis muralis chromosome 7, rPodMur119.hap1.1, whole genome shotgun sequence genomic region, the following are encoded:
- the ATMIN gene encoding ATM interactor isoform X1, with product MAATAAAAAAAGGAAAAAVSRAPPARRPGLGLGLGRPPRSAPRGPRERPSSPWELVRPSVTELSRAVRSNILCTVPGCGKVLPNPPALSMHLSKAHGVQQQQQDGKINPAIRKDLKTPQKYYCCPIEGCPRGPERPFSQFSLVRQHFMKMHAEKKHKCDKCSNSYGTIWDLKRHSEDCGKSFQCTCGCPYASRTALLSHIYRTQHEIPVEHRDPPSKKRKIETSVSNQLVGEKLKGASASVQTRCTSTKDLETSEMKPAASFEDSSCSYTTKQTQTQPKNSPKLLLPKPKVALVKLPVMQLTQLPIFVSAPDSSVKPVVVAVDDKGSVMSTVHLMPLPVGFMIPGLEAETLAFKSTFPLSKTKNAGSVEPVSTGIQVNLGKGASDNTIQDLETICYKNGICSTNVQTDLSYISQNFVTSAAWTPDSSVSSCSQTDLTFSSQVLLPINVQTQTLLPSSKLTSSIAAQTDALAQACFQSCGISRETQTNRSQKDIDGRVQMDQAVMCNDIFDSVSSSFSDSTTVGLPGSNLMAAGLGQSLLQRGSCKSLSPDTKCEPVISFSAQNNILPQQVMTDNQTQTMELLNDLETIFSNNTAGQSLDNRSLLTDTSSHAGTPLPSGPTQNAGIDFDIEDFFTASNIQTQTEETQLNSEPVLELLDIETQTDLFSDNATQSYSCRGNPNFLGLEMFDTQTQTDLNFFLDSPYLPLGSILKQSTFSMSTDSSDTETQTEVHFPAKNSSNQMAESKVQLNSAETQTMDSCFETLGSLFLTSNETQTAMDDFLLADLAWNTMESQFSSVETQTCAELCSLFQGPDKSNH from the exons ATGGCGGctacggcagcagcagcggcggcggcaggaggagccGCGGCAGCAGCCGTGTCACGAGCGCCGCCCGCTCGGCGGCCCGGCCTGGGCCTGGGGCTCGGCCGCCCTCCGCGCTCGGCGCCGCGCGGCCCCCGCGAGCGGCCGTCGAGCCCGTGGGAGCTGGTGAGGCCCTCGGTGACGGAGCTCTCGCGGGCCGTCAGGAGCAACATCCTGTGCACGGTGCCCGGCTGCGGCAAAGTGCTGCCCAACCCGCCGGCGCTGAGCATGCACCTCAGCAAGGCCCACggcgtgcagcagcagcagcag GATGGAAAAATAAATCCTGCAATAAGGAAAGACTTGAAAACGCCACAGAAATACTACTGCTGTCCTATTGAAGGTTGTCCTAGAGGACCAGAAAGGCCTTTTTCACAATTTTCTCTTGTACGACAG CATTTTATGAAAATGCATGCTGAAAAGAAGCATAAATGTGATAAATGCAGCAATTCCTATGGCACCATATGGGATCTGAAGCGACATAGTGAGGACTGTGGCAAGTCTTTCCAGTGTACTTGTGGATGCCCCTATGCTAGCAGGACAGCATTATTGTCTCATATTTATAGGACACAGCATGAGATCCCTGTTGAACATAG GGATCCACCAAGTAAGAAAAGGAAAATTGAAACCTCTGTATCCAATCAGTTGGTGGGAGAAAAACTTAAAGGAGCTTCTGCCAGTGTCCAGACCAGATGTACTAGCACTAAAGACTTGGAGACCTCTGAGATGAAGCCAGCAGCTTCCTTTGAAGATTCTAGCTGTTCCTATACTACTAAGCAAACACAAACGCAGCCAAAAAATTCACCAAAGTTGCTTCTGCCAAAGCCAAAAGTGGCTTTGGTTAAACTCCCTGTAATGCAGCTTACTCAATTGCCTATCTTTGTATCAGCACCAGACTCTTCTGTCAAACCCGTTGTAGTTGCCGTTGATGACAAAGGCTCTGTTATGAGTACTGTTCACTTAATGCCTCTGCCGGTAGGATTTATGATACCAGGACTGGAGGCTGAAACACTTGCATTTAAAAGCACCTTCCCCCTTTCAAAAACCAAAAATGCTGGCAGTGTTGAGCCAGTCAGCACAGGTATCCAGGTCAATTTGGGTAAAGGGGCATCAGATAATACAATCCAAGATCTGGAAACCATATGCTACAAGAACGGGATTTGTTCAACAAATGTGCAGACGGACTTATCTTATATTTCGCAGAACTTTGTGACATCTGCAGCCTGGACTCCTGATTCATCGGTGTCCTCTTGTTCTCAAACAGACCTGACATTCAGCTCTCAGGTTTTGTTGCCAATTAATGTGCAGACACAGACACTGTTACCCAGTTCAAAGTTGACTTCTTCCATAGCTGCTCAGACAGATGCACTTGCACAGGCTTGCTTTCAGTCATGTGGAATTTCTCGGGAGACTCAGACCAATAGGTCGCAGAAAGATATTGATGGGAGAGTACAAATGGACCAGGCTGTAATGTGCAATGACATTTTTGACAGTGTTAGTTCATCATTCAGTGATTCAACCACAGTGGGACTTCCAGGCAGCAACTTAATGGCTGCAGGCCTGGGTCAAAGTCTGCTACAAAGAGGAAGCTGCAAATCTTTGAGTCCAGACACTAAGTGTGAGCCAGTTATCAGCTTCAGTGCACAAAATAATATTCTCCCACAGCAGGTTATGACAGATAATCAGACCCAGACAATGGAGTTACTGAACGATCTTGAAACTATTTTTTCGAATAACACAGCGGGTCAGTCATTGGATAACCGTAGTCTTTTGACTGACACTAGCTCGCATGCTGGCACACCCTTGCCTTCTGGCCCTACGCAGAACGCAGGAATTGATTTTGACATTGAGGATTTCTTCACAGCCTCCAATATCCAGACACAGACAGAAGAGACCCAGCTGAACTCTGAGCCAGTCTTGGAGTTGCTAGATATTGAAACCCAGACAGATTTATTTTCAGATAATGCCACCCAGTCCTATAGCTGCAGGGGTAATCCCAATTTCTTAGGTTTGGAGATGTTTGACACACAGACCCAGACAGACTTAAATTTCTTTTTAGACAGCCCCTATTTGCCTTTGGGGAGCATCTTGAAACAGTCTACCTTCTCTATGAGCACAGACTCATCTGATACAGAAACACAGACAGAAGTGCATTTTCCTGCAAAAAATTCCTCTAACCAAATGGCAGAAAGCAAAGTCCAGCTGAATAGTGCTGAAACACAGACCATGGATAGCTGCTTTGAAACCCTTGGCAGTTTATTTCTTACTAGCAATGAGACTCAGACTGCTATGGATGACTTTTTGTTGGCTGACTTGGCCTGGAATACAATGGAGTCCCAGTTCAGTTCAGTCGAAACACAGACTTGTGCAGAATTGTGTTCTCTGTTTCAGGGTCCTGATAAATCAAACCATTGA
- the ATMIN gene encoding ATM interactor isoform X2, with the protein MAATAAAAAAAGGAAAAAVSRAPPARRPGLGLGLGRPPRSAPRGPRERPSSPWELVRPSVTELSRAVRSNILCTVPGCGKVLPNPPALSMHLSKAHGVQQQQDGKINPAIRKDLKTPQKYYCCPIEGCPRGPERPFSQFSLVRQHFMKMHAEKKHKCDKCSNSYGTIWDLKRHSEDCGKSFQCTCGCPYASRTALLSHIYRTQHEIPVEHRDPPSKKRKIETSVSNQLVGEKLKGASASVQTRCTSTKDLETSEMKPAASFEDSSCSYTTKQTQTQPKNSPKLLLPKPKVALVKLPVMQLTQLPIFVSAPDSSVKPVVVAVDDKGSVMSTVHLMPLPVGFMIPGLEAETLAFKSTFPLSKTKNAGSVEPVSTGIQVNLGKGASDNTIQDLETICYKNGICSTNVQTDLSYISQNFVTSAAWTPDSSVSSCSQTDLTFSSQVLLPINVQTQTLLPSSKLTSSIAAQTDALAQACFQSCGISRETQTNRSQKDIDGRVQMDQAVMCNDIFDSVSSSFSDSTTVGLPGSNLMAAGLGQSLLQRGSCKSLSPDTKCEPVISFSAQNNILPQQVMTDNQTQTMELLNDLETIFSNNTAGQSLDNRSLLTDTSSHAGTPLPSGPTQNAGIDFDIEDFFTASNIQTQTEETQLNSEPVLELLDIETQTDLFSDNATQSYSCRGNPNFLGLEMFDTQTQTDLNFFLDSPYLPLGSILKQSTFSMSTDSSDTETQTEVHFPAKNSSNQMAESKVQLNSAETQTMDSCFETLGSLFLTSNETQTAMDDFLLADLAWNTMESQFSSVETQTCAELCSLFQGPDKSNH; encoded by the exons ATGGCGGctacggcagcagcagcggcggcggcaggaggagccGCGGCAGCAGCCGTGTCACGAGCGCCGCCCGCTCGGCGGCCCGGCCTGGGCCTGGGGCTCGGCCGCCCTCCGCGCTCGGCGCCGCGCGGCCCCCGCGAGCGGCCGTCGAGCCCGTGGGAGCTGGTGAGGCCCTCGGTGACGGAGCTCTCGCGGGCCGTCAGGAGCAACATCCTGTGCACGGTGCCCGGCTGCGGCAAAGTGCTGCCCAACCCGCCGGCGCTGAGCATGCACCTCAGCAAGGCCCACggcgtgcagcagcag CAGGATGGAAAAATAAATCCTGCAATAAGGAAAGACTTGAAAACGCCACAGAAATACTACTGCTGTCCTATTGAAGGTTGTCCTAGAGGACCAGAAAGGCCTTTTTCACAATTTTCTCTTGTACGACAG CATTTTATGAAAATGCATGCTGAAAAGAAGCATAAATGTGATAAATGCAGCAATTCCTATGGCACCATATGGGATCTGAAGCGACATAGTGAGGACTGTGGCAAGTCTTTCCAGTGTACTTGTGGATGCCCCTATGCTAGCAGGACAGCATTATTGTCTCATATTTATAGGACACAGCATGAGATCCCTGTTGAACATAG GGATCCACCAAGTAAGAAAAGGAAAATTGAAACCTCTGTATCCAATCAGTTGGTGGGAGAAAAACTTAAAGGAGCTTCTGCCAGTGTCCAGACCAGATGTACTAGCACTAAAGACTTGGAGACCTCTGAGATGAAGCCAGCAGCTTCCTTTGAAGATTCTAGCTGTTCCTATACTACTAAGCAAACACAAACGCAGCCAAAAAATTCACCAAAGTTGCTTCTGCCAAAGCCAAAAGTGGCTTTGGTTAAACTCCCTGTAATGCAGCTTACTCAATTGCCTATCTTTGTATCAGCACCAGACTCTTCTGTCAAACCCGTTGTAGTTGCCGTTGATGACAAAGGCTCTGTTATGAGTACTGTTCACTTAATGCCTCTGCCGGTAGGATTTATGATACCAGGACTGGAGGCTGAAACACTTGCATTTAAAAGCACCTTCCCCCTTTCAAAAACCAAAAATGCTGGCAGTGTTGAGCCAGTCAGCACAGGTATCCAGGTCAATTTGGGTAAAGGGGCATCAGATAATACAATCCAAGATCTGGAAACCATATGCTACAAGAACGGGATTTGTTCAACAAATGTGCAGACGGACTTATCTTATATTTCGCAGAACTTTGTGACATCTGCAGCCTGGACTCCTGATTCATCGGTGTCCTCTTGTTCTCAAACAGACCTGACATTCAGCTCTCAGGTTTTGTTGCCAATTAATGTGCAGACACAGACACTGTTACCCAGTTCAAAGTTGACTTCTTCCATAGCTGCTCAGACAGATGCACTTGCACAGGCTTGCTTTCAGTCATGTGGAATTTCTCGGGAGACTCAGACCAATAGGTCGCAGAAAGATATTGATGGGAGAGTACAAATGGACCAGGCTGTAATGTGCAATGACATTTTTGACAGTGTTAGTTCATCATTCAGTGATTCAACCACAGTGGGACTTCCAGGCAGCAACTTAATGGCTGCAGGCCTGGGTCAAAGTCTGCTACAAAGAGGAAGCTGCAAATCTTTGAGTCCAGACACTAAGTGTGAGCCAGTTATCAGCTTCAGTGCACAAAATAATATTCTCCCACAGCAGGTTATGACAGATAATCAGACCCAGACAATGGAGTTACTGAACGATCTTGAAACTATTTTTTCGAATAACACAGCGGGTCAGTCATTGGATAACCGTAGTCTTTTGACTGACACTAGCTCGCATGCTGGCACACCCTTGCCTTCTGGCCCTACGCAGAACGCAGGAATTGATTTTGACATTGAGGATTTCTTCACAGCCTCCAATATCCAGACACAGACAGAAGAGACCCAGCTGAACTCTGAGCCAGTCTTGGAGTTGCTAGATATTGAAACCCAGACAGATTTATTTTCAGATAATGCCACCCAGTCCTATAGCTGCAGGGGTAATCCCAATTTCTTAGGTTTGGAGATGTTTGACACACAGACCCAGACAGACTTAAATTTCTTTTTAGACAGCCCCTATTTGCCTTTGGGGAGCATCTTGAAACAGTCTACCTTCTCTATGAGCACAGACTCATCTGATACAGAAACACAGACAGAAGTGCATTTTCCTGCAAAAAATTCCTCTAACCAAATGGCAGAAAGCAAAGTCCAGCTGAATAGTGCTGAAACACAGACCATGGATAGCTGCTTTGAAACCCTTGGCAGTTTATTTCTTACTAGCAATGAGACTCAGACTGCTATGGATGACTTTTTGTTGGCTGACTTGGCCTGGAATACAATGGAGTCCCAGTTCAGTTCAGTCGAAACACAGACTTGTGCAGAATTGTGTTCTCTGTTTCAGGGTCCTGATAAATCAAACCATTGA